The sequence below is a genomic window from Verrucomicrobiia bacterium.
CCGCCAATCTCATGCAAGGCGTCCACCAAACCAAGTCGTAATGAACTGAAGTCTACTGACCCGCCGCCGGCCAGCGCGTCGAAGTTCACATCTTCCCCTCGTTGCAGAAACTCCTGAATCGCGGGTATGGCGGATGATCCCTGTTCCCTCAATTGCTGCAGCAACTGATTTACTTCTTTTGCTTGTTCCTGGGAAATCCTGCCGTGACTCAGATCGATCTTCGCTAGACGGGCCAACAGACCCTGCGCGACTCCAGGTAATACAGTGGATGGGGGCGTCGCGTTGTGGGCCGCACTTGCGGAACGGAGTGCGACAGTCGGTGCTGAATTCGTGTCCCAGATCGATATCTCGCGGGGGGCCTGGCTGTTCCTTTGCCGCTTGATACTTGACTGCTCAACCACGTGCGGGAGATTCTCGGTAACAATTGGCGGTCGGGATGTGGGAGTGGAATCCGCGGAGGGAGTCGTTGTGGCCGATCTTTCACAACCGCTGCACGCCAGCGCACACATCATACCCGCACTGGTCAACCAACTCGCCGCTCTACTCGCCAGTTCTTTCATTCGAGTCCAACGGTGCCTTTTCATCTCCACATGATTCTCGCGCGAATTACCAGTCCCTACAAGGTGGGGGACGCTCGCTCCCCTCACCGTTTGACGGTTTCGCCGCCGCTCGATCATGCTCAAGGTACCAACCGAACGCGATAGTAGCGTGCCGGTGTGCCGGATGCAGCGCCGATATCGAGCCAATTCGTCGTCACCTCACCGCATCCAACCGTCACAATTGGCGTGCTGATGTCCGCGAAACTGTTCGACGAGTTGCCACTGAGGCTCGAGGCGGCCTGAAGTACGTTGGTGCTGCCGCCGGTTGCGGTCCACGTTACGCGGACATCGCCGCCTTCCATCTTGATGCTCACGATGCGGAACCATGGTGCCGGTCGGCTGTCCACCACGATCACCAGTTGCGTGCACGTGGCGCTGTTGCCGCAGTCGTCGGTGACTGTCCAAACCACCCGGTTGGTGCCGATGGGGAATTGCGCCGGCGCATCGTTGACCACCACGCCGCTACTCGCGCAGTTGTCGCTGGCCGTCGGCGTGCCCAGGATCACACCACTGGCGTAACACTCACCCGTGTCGTTGGACACCGTCACATCGCTCGGGCAGCTGATCACGGGCGGCGTCGTATCGATGAAGCGGATGTGTTGGACGCAGCTGGCACTGTTGCCACAGGCATCCGTGGCTGTCCAGGTGCGGTCAATGCCCGCCTGCCCCGTGCAATTGGCCGCGGTCGGCGTATCAGTGTAGCCGATTGTCGGGTTCGGATCGCAATTGTCCGTGGCCGTCGCGGTGCCGGTTTGTCCGGGCGCGGTCGAGGTACCGCAGGCCAGTTGCTGATCGACCGGGCAGTGGATCACCGGGGCGCTGCTGTCCGCGATGGTGAGCGTCTGAGTGGCGCTCGTCGCGTTGCCGCACGCATCGGTGGCTGTCCAGATTCGGGTGATTGTGTAATGGAACTGGCCGCAGCCGCTCGCGGTCTGCGTGCTGGTCTGGCTGAAGCTCACGCTGACGCTGCCATCACAATTATCGTTTGCTGTCACTGTCGCTGCCGCAGGCACCGCGTCACAGGCCGCAGCCGCATCGGTTGGCACGCCGCTGAGCACCGGCCCGATAGTATCGTTGACGGTGATCATCTGCGTGACGCTGGCCGTATTGCCGCAGGCGTCCGTCGCGTGGTAGACGCGACTGATCGTGTAGCGGTTGGCGCAGCTCTGGCCGCTGATCACATCGGCATCATGTGTGACGGTCACAGTATTGCCGCAATTGGCAGTA
It includes:
- a CDS encoding HYR domain-containing protein is translated as TANCGNTVTVTHDADVISGQSCANRYTISRVYHATDACGNTASVTQMITVNDTIGPVLSGVPTDAAAACDAVPAAATVTANDNCDGSVSVSFSQTSTQTASGCGQFHYTITRIWTATDACGNATSATQTLTIADSSAPVIHCPVDQQLACGTSTAPGQTGTATATDNCDPNPTIGYTDTPTAANCTGQAGIDRTWTATDACGNSASCVQHIRFIDTTPPVISCPSDVTVSNDTGECYASGVILGTPTASDNCASSGVVVNDAPAQFPIGTNRVVWTVTDDCGNSATCTQLVIVVDSRPAPWFRIVSIKMEGGDVRVTWTATGGSTNVLQAASSLSGNSSNSFADISTPIVTVGCGEVTTNWLDIGAASGTPARYYRVRLVP